The Brevibacillus brevis genome contains a region encoding:
- a CDS encoding CHRD domain-containing protein produces MTLRFRAFLRGSEEVPPVRTNATGTTSFRLSQNKQRLDFRLVVNNLRNFTEAHIHVGARGVNGPVVVFLFGPVTRGISVNRGVVTGSITQADLVGPLQGRPLSELIRLMKNGQTYVNVHTTQNPDGEIRGQIRRALRRNKK; encoded by the coding sequence ATGACATTGAGGTTTCGAGCTTTTTTGCGAGGCTCTGAAGAGGTTCCGCCAGTCCGAACAAATGCAACAGGTACTACTAGCTTTCGATTAAGTCAGAATAAACAACGACTCGATTTTCGATTGGTCGTAAACAATTTGCGGAATTTCACGGAAGCTCATATTCATGTTGGGGCCAGAGGAGTAAATGGACCTGTTGTTGTATTCTTGTTTGGTCCTGTAACGCGTGGTATCAGTGTGAATCGGGGTGTTGTGACTGGTTCCATTACTCAAGCTGATCTGGTTGGTCCTTTGCAAGGCAGACCCCTGTCAGAATTGATTCGGCTCATGAAGAACGGGCAAACGTATGTAAACGTGCACACAACGCAAAATCCGGATGGAGAGATTCGCGGTCAAATCAGACGTGCCCTCCGTCGCAATAAGAAGTAG